A genomic stretch from Verrucomicrobiota bacterium includes:
- a CDS encoding dipeptide epimerase, giving the protein MDLKYWRYELRLTDTWRIASNLDSGGKTAHPVVFVELTAPDGLQGYGESAPSHRYLETVDTVVEFLHRVDATRLSFQDIPASLEYLDALAPGHHAARAALDVALWDGAARAVAKPVHDLLGLGFSEGRHRTAFSIGISSPPRIREKVLNAAAFPILKLKLGSERDHENLAALRSAAPDKPLMVDANEAWQTKEAALNNLEWLADDGRILLVEQPMPATAATADLAWLKARTPLPLFADESCRFESDIVACAAGFHGVNVKLVKCGGIYWAMKMLQAAQRAGLKTMLGCMIESSLLISAAAHLAELADYLDLDGNLLIANDPFEGVTAEQGQLSFARCAQPKGLRVRMRSGSCSK; this is encoded by the coding sequence ATGGATTTGAAGTATTGGCGGTATGAGTTGCGGCTGACAGATACCTGGCGCATTGCCAGTAATCTGGATTCCGGCGGCAAGACGGCCCATCCGGTGGTGTTTGTCGAATTAACCGCTCCGGATGGGCTGCAGGGGTATGGCGAAAGCGCGCCGTCCCACCGATATCTGGAGACGGTGGATACGGTGGTGGAGTTTCTGCACCGCGTGGATGCCACCCGCTTGTCATTCCAGGATATTCCCGCCAGTTTGGAGTATCTTGACGCGTTGGCACCCGGTCATCATGCGGCCAGAGCCGCGCTGGATGTGGCATTGTGGGATGGCGCCGCGCGGGCGGTCGCAAAACCGGTTCATGATCTCCTGGGACTTGGCTTTTCCGAGGGACGGCACCGCACCGCCTTCAGCATTGGCATTTCCTCCCCCCCGCGTATCCGTGAGAAAGTGTTGAATGCGGCGGCGTTCCCGATCTTGAAACTGAAACTGGGCAGCGAGCGGGATCACGAAAACCTGGCGGCCTTGCGCTCTGCCGCGCCTGATAAACCGCTAATGGTGGACGCGAACGAGGCGTGGCAAACGAAGGAAGCGGCGTTGAACAATCTGGAATGGCTGGCGGATGATGGTCGCATACTGCTGGTCGAGCAACCCATGCCTGCCACAGCCGCCACTGCTGATCTGGCCTGGCTAAAAGCACGTACCCCGCTGCCGCTGTTTGCGGACGAATCGTGTCGGTTTGAATCGGATATTGTCGCGTGTGCCGCTGGTTTTCATGGCGTCAATGTCAAGCTGGTCAAGTGCGGGGGAATTTATTGGGCCATGAAAATGCTGCAAGCCGCTCAACGGGCCGGGCTGAAAACCATGCTGGGCTGCATGATTGAATCCAGTTTATTGATCAGCGCCGCTGCGCACTTGGCGGAGTTGGCGGATTATCTCGATCTGGATGGCAACCTGTTGATTGCCAATGATCCGTTTGAAGGGGTGACTGCGGAGCAGGGCCAACTATCCTTTGCCCGGTGTGCGCAACCAAAGGGGCTGCGAGTTCGGATGAGAAGCGGAAGTTGCTCCAAATAG
- a CDS encoding Spy/CpxP family protein refolding chaperone, whose amino-acid sequence MKTYDPTKIITLACITANFLYAAPQPTPSPRPDPAPQRGRPDPFGENLFPPDLIMQAAPMLDLTEDQKQQLQSEVRQMHDQMPGLQSQLKEDNEKLVDLTKDARPNEAVVLAQADKVSESESAVKRLQLGMLIRLKNLLTPEQQAQLKELKTKMTGVQAKMARAQMAAQRARQEGRDISSLEDTRSQLGTLIGQGKFKEAEDLLDKVTEQLEAKK is encoded by the coding sequence ATGAAAACGTACGACCCAACTAAAATCATTACCCTAGCGTGCATCACCGCCAACTTTCTGTACGCCGCCCCACAGCCCACGCCTTCTCCCCGGCCTGATCCAGCTCCCCAGCGCGGACGGCCCGATCCGTTCGGCGAAAACCTTTTCCCGCCAGACCTGATTATGCAGGCAGCCCCAATGCTGGACCTCACCGAAGACCAAAAACAGCAACTCCAAAGCGAGGTGCGCCAGATGCATGACCAGATGCCGGGATTACAATCACAGCTCAAGGAGGATAACGAAAAACTGGTGGACCTCACCAAAGATGCGCGCCCCAACGAAGCGGTAGTGCTCGCACAGGCCGACAAAGTATCCGAGAGCGAGAGTGCGGTTAAACGCCTGCAACTGGGCATGTTAATACGCCTGAAAAACCTGCTCACACCCGAACAACAAGCCCAGCTCAAGGAACTTAAGACCAAGATGACTGGCGTGCAGGCCAAAATGGCGCGCGCGCAAATGGCCGCCCAACGCGCCCGACAGGAAGGCCGGGATATATCCTCCTTGGAAGACACTCGGTCACAACTAGGCACCCTGATTGGCCAAGGCAAATTCAAAGAAGCCGAAGACCTGCTCGATAAAGTCACCGAACAATTGGAGGCCAAGAAATAG